The Rhopalosiphum maidis isolate BTI-1 chromosome 4, ASM367621v3, whole genome shotgun sequence region CCCATTATAGATCCACCAGTACTAGAACCTTCGCAACTCATTGATAGTTCATGTAATTTTTCTTCATCAGTGAGTACTTTCATTTTTGCCAAATAAGCCTTAACTCTTCTTACCATTTGGgcctgaaataattttaaaagaaaaatgtttagttttgttcagcaaaaactttaatatattatattaatattaatatacatacttcTTCGAACATCTTTTTTGGATTTGGGGCTgcagttgatttttttcttcttttaaaaGTGGCAGCACCTCCCTGATGAGCACTTCCACTTACACCTGTAGTAAGTTGATTCAATGCTACCATTGCATTAGATGTAGGTTGTCCACCAAGTTCTAACATTGTAAGTAAGTCATAAGGTGATGAGCACATGTTTGTTAGATTTCTAACTTCTTTGGCAATCATTcttaacttttcaaaattaatcaaacTTTCTACATGTGTATCATTACCAAGatgaataaatgttaaatcttTCTTAACTACTGGATAAAATGgaatctaaaattttttagaaattagtacctttatcaaaaatttttcatttttaaaatcagattTAACTTACAATTGGAGGTTGAGATTGTTCGTTGCTGACTAGTTGACGATATTTACTCATGTTCCGTGAAGGATCCATTAAATCTTGAAGATCACTAAATAATCTTTGATATTTTGTGGGTAGTTTTTCCCACGATTGGCGTAAACGGCTAACAGCTCCATGTCCAAGTCCAGAAATTATGGCAAacatagaattaaaatttttacattcCTTACATTGacctgtatataaataaaatttcatattcaataaataaaaattaaaagagtaaataattaaataatttatttaatttattttttcaacgtacgtgcaacttttataaattgtttgatcATTTTTGACCTTCTAATAAGGTTGTGTTCAGAGCAAATTTCCGTTACAACCCAAAACATTTCTGTATTTACcaactaaaaaattcaaacatttaataaattatatttaaaaaaaaataaaaagcataCTTCAGCAAATTTAGATAGCATTGGTGTTCCATAACGACTGTCTAATTGAAATAAGTCATCAACATATTCTGTTGCTTCAATTTGCCTGAATATGGAAAAGTCTTGTAGTGTTAGTTGTACTGCCACTTCAACagcatttaattgtaaaaaatgtacatgacTTTCTCTTATTAAATCAGCTGCAAGTTCATCTCCAACTAATGTTTCAGTATTACtgacattttttaagtaatatctaaaaaaaacaaatgaacaacaattaaatgaaaatttaaaaattaaaaaaataaataaaatacacaagttTAGGTTTAAGACTGACCTACTACTAAGCCCAATTCGTTCTGCTAAATTTTGTAGTTGGTCTGGCAACCTTCTCTGTTTAATTATACCCCCTTCTGACACTGAGACTTCACATAAAGAATAAAGTGAACTCGGTTCTATGCTTCCGAATTCTTGTAATGCAAGCATGACTACTTCATGAGCTGTAGTTTCTTTATGCACCAATAGGTATTTGCAAGTCTGATCAggtttataaacttttaatacgtGCTCTGGATAATCCGCTGCTACCCTTGTATCGTCCAGATATGATATTGAGGTCAAGTCCGGGTGGCTATGTGactgtttaaaatttgagCTAGAGTCAGATTTAGCCGACACGGAACTGTCATCACACACGtcaccaataatattttttggtaaaatattcattttcatcAGAGCCCGCTGAAGACGTTTTTTGGGGCCGAGAGTCATAAAACCTCCGCCACTTGATGTGTTGgatgcatttgttttaatGGGTTGCTGGATAGGTGGAGGAAGATGAGCAGTGAGCAACGGCCGTGCTCGCGGGTCGTCTTGAAGACGAGCGATTTCCACAGACTGTTTTTGTCGACCTCTTGGTCGGGGTGAGTTGTCAGGAGTTGCAAGCATTTCTTTGAAAACTGTTAAaccatatacaattattaaaattaacaatatttttaaaaattaattaaaaatatttacctaaaagATTTGACTTGACAGTAATACTCAAATGCGTAGTTCCTCGGAGGATCTCTAAAGCACGCGTATGGGTTACATGTTCAAAGCTTTGTCCATTAACTTCTAAAATTTGGTCACCTCGTTTAAGACCAACCTCTTCGGCTTTCGATTTTTTATCGacctttaattattaaaatacatagttaaattataatcgtataattaattttgaagaaaatacatacttttgaaataaatattccgAATCCTCTCTCATATCCTCCCAAAATGGAAAAATGTAGCACCTGATCCCTAGAGGGTCTAGCTAGAGTAACGCACCTAGTTCTCGCCTTTGCAGCACAAGCAATGTTTAACAATCTCAATTGTCCACCCATTTTATTCTCTTCTAAGCAAGCTTCAAACTTTTCTACAAAGTCCATCATCACTGGATCCATTTCGAAATCAGTAAAATGGTTGTTGACCCATAGTAGTACCACTCTAGTAACACGGTCCCTCGCAGATGGTTCATTAAACCAATTTAGCAATTGGTTGGCAACTTCCattgagtttttaataaaagtccGGTGTGTTAAAAGAAAATCTTCCACATAAGTGGGATCTATAACTGAATTTTCTTCGATCAGTTGAAGCATCAGTCTCTCCGGTGTTCCCTACACAATCATAATGCACATGAGTAAGATAACAATAGTAATGCGATAATATGATGATGattgacaataataacatatattatctatatatatacatgacaaAGTCGCATTGAACTTACCCTAATGACTACGTGACCCCGTCTTCCAGCTTCTAGCGTACCCCTTTGTTCGGTAACCATAACCAATTTTCCTCCGTCGTCTTCATGCCTTTTTGTGTTCTCCTCACCCTGATGGAGTATCCTGTAGTAGTCCGTCTGCGTGATGCAAACGAACTGACAATCGTCGCACTTTGTTCTCATCACGCCCCGATGGTACAGTCGTTCCATGGTAGGCACTATGCCAAAGCTGTCGCCCATATGCAGCTGATCGGGAACGCCATCAGCGTGCTCGACCTCGACGTGGCCATTGATCAGCACGCTCCACGAGTCTAGCTCTTCACCATCGTTCATTACTACTGTGCCGGCCTTTTCGACGACTGCGAACACCATGACACTGCACAGCGCCCGGCGTACGGCCAGCGTCATGTTGGTGAACGCCTTCAAGTGCTGGGTAAACTCGAGCAGCACCTCGACGTCGTCCTCGGCCCGCTCCGAGGGGTCCTTCTCCAGGCACTCTCGGACAGTGTCTCGGACGGTCAAGCTTTCGCTGCTATCGCCCAGGTCGTCTTCATCGGAGTCGACGATCGACTCGACAAGGCCCGACAAGTCAACCTCGTCTGCCTCCACTGAGACGCTCCCCGAATGCACGCTGGTCATGGTGTCGCTGCCCGAATACGCCGAACTGGTATCCGAGCTATGTGAGCTCCGATTGCTTTTTTGGTACAGTTCAGGCCGGATCGCAGCAATGTACTATTTTACCATATCACACAAAACACGGTcaccataaataataagatttttgtattttatttttaatgattaatctaataacaatatttttaacacttacGCTGTCGTCGAATACGAGGTTGATCGCCCCACCACGTTCCATGCCGGTGTGCCGGGGAATATTCAACGAGCGCAGACCGCTTTGAGAGTCCGCATAATCCATCTGAAatcattaatatgtatacgttATATTTCGGTACGgaacatactaaaatattaaaatacaaatttgcaGTGTTGAATACAATAAGGAATAGCAgattgcaatatttatttgtaaaagaataatataatatgaaaaatgatttataaattatatatatattatacatatcaattatcaaataataactcaagcacttgaaaataattttttttttaatttgattaaacgataatttataacgtaacttggttataaaaaaaaaatatttttcttaaagaatgttatagtttataaacaaaatctatacgtaggtttgattttttttcttgaaaaaatctaataacaatatcagaCAATAgactgtaataaatattcatgtcTGGTTTAAAAGGTTTTGAAGTtcccataaaaatatttaaatttgtgtcaACGTCGatgaatagtttaaaaaaaatatctatatgttcgtggaattaatataattaaaaatgaattaataattactgattGGAATATATAGttctcaaaataaaataacattgggatttctgtataatgttatgttatagTCTTTAGGAAcacttgtaaataaaaatgttcttagaaagtaatatttgatgaaaattgggttttattttatatatttccagACGTgagttttagaatattataatatatttgttcttttttaataacaaaaaaaaaaacttatattattattattagcatatattattgtttttgtcgcgttaacattatatgtagttgtataatatgggAAATTtcgaaatgtaaaataaaataaaatgaggcACAACCGGTTCAACAAGGACAAAGATATTCTAGCACATAATTCGTATAAATACGGCCACCCATATCCGTTAGGTTTATATGCACCTACTAACGCCCAGTATTTTACAAACGTGCAGTTTTTTCAATTAGCCAGTTGGTTGtagtatgaaattataaaacattttactcctaaatacatttaccttttataatgatattgaaaactatataaatatattataaaccatcaatagtaaaatattctcTTTTAAATTAACCACCACAAGACgctttattaaaaacacatttgtaCAACAgcgaatatttaattaacgtCACGACCCTTAAATCTCTCGACTAAGGAGTGAAATTATGGGCACAGCGCGGAAATTTAAACCTCCTAGTAATTGTCTGTCTAGGGTTCCTTTTTTCAACAATGTAATATTGACACGcaactgtaaataataattaaatagataatctCAAAGAACACCAAAAtgcataacataattatattatatatattattataatttattcttgataaagttttaagttataacgaatcccaatgttatattataaggtataagtacgatgtttatacatatttttttctagtaaaactaaaattatgctGTTTACATACACTTAAAAATGGTAGGGAAAAATAaggaagtataataattataacaaaacaatatgaaacaagtaaatataattttctaataaccTTCAATCATAATTGAATATCTATTTCTTTACTTGACCTCATTTGACCCGAATTCTATGCCGTAATATTTTTCCGGTACATAAAAACCAATGAGATAAAACACTATTAtagtgtgaaaaaaaaataaatggaaattttTGCAACGAGAtggatttttaaactataacaatGGTAGTCTacgaatgtttatattataatataatggtaaatactaaatacctaATAGGGTATACATATATCGGTGataaaaattctgaaaatatttatttctacttattaaatattggtaGGTACCGTACAAgaaggtttatttttttttaaattatgtagttaAGTACACGCGTAGCGTGACTTATGTAAAGttaaatatggttttataaatattaaaaataaatgtcactTAAGCTAcagtgaaaaatttaattattcaaatatataataattaaagaggaatataatactataatagtataatatatattagtcaGTTCCGCCCTACacactattatatactatatattgctCACGTAGGTGTAAACGCTAAGGGATAATTATTTACGCTCCTTGTGTTCAAGCCCGCGCACGACTTTGCTAACTACCTACGTATTTGCAGTACTGAAATACTGCAtttcgttataaaataaataatttaatattttattttttaaaacaatagtttaaatgaataataattatttaaaaattaaagaagaaTATTTGTTCAATTGTTCAGTTTAttgaaactgaaaaaaatcaaatacatgtatttatattatgtacaataagtaaaagaaaaaatcgtTCCAATTCTTTACAGtccgtaataaattaaaaaaaaatcaatgttaatagaaaataaaacaactggAGGGAAACCGTTAGAAGTTAATTagctaactaaaaaaaaaaatgtttatacataatatacaacagtacgcctattgtaatatatattttgaatttcttaataaaaCTGAGCATTCTAAAGTTATTTCCATTGTTTCATCAAACTTGTAATatctatctttaaaataaaaattatttttgatagcatttatttattcaattgaaGTAGTaactattaggtatttatattctaGGTTCAGACTTCAGAATGATCTTTATGTTTATTACCAAtgttatatacacaaatatgatTCATTTATTACGTTTATCATTTGATGTTGAGAGTCGTGACTCGTGTTGACGAATTATGATGgaaactattactattatacctTATTACCTATTACTAACATCATGAATCACAAATAAATTCGTatctatatcatttatatgtattcattatatatgGTGATTCATATGTCATGCTCACccacatattttcttttaaaatacataaaattttgagtttttgaattcttgaaattatttttattacatgagAAGTATCCTGCGGCAATATAAACTTCATTTTTCGAAAATGAATATccactttttttaatgtaaattatttagtggattatttttttcaaatattgatatacctacttaatacaaaattcGAACGACTTGTTtctcattaattaatatgtttatgcttagtagtaatagtaataaaatagttcttaaaaattgctttacaaatattaaaatgtaaatagttataaatattatttactataatttttaaattatcaaagcCTCCATCTCTTTTTTGTGTACTTCTTTTATACACTTAAATAACTCCAGAAAATGCATGTTTAGATTTCAAGtacgtcaacatttttattaaaattattcactaaataaattacagttaAAAATGATGAGGGGGAGTTTGTATTTCTCCAAGGACActcttaagtataaaaaatctaaaaaatttaaaactatggtcaaattatataaaaatcaaacaaattacTGCATTACTCAAGAAAAAATGGGGGTGAATAGCCCTATACATAatgatttgttaatattactgATCTGGTACATCATCtatgatgaaattataattgaatatttagattttccaTTTATGATACTAAAATAGCAAAATTGTTGGTTTGAATTtggaaaattagaaaatatccTTCGTTAATATGGCGCCAGTAGcgatatatgaataataatatacaaaaacctaaatatgtataataatatagtttcttccttttaatctttaaatattattcggaactaaaaaaaaaaaaatttcatcatttataataaataaaacatttcgattggtaaaagttcatattaatacctattgaCTATTaccaactaataaaaatttaagtaaagaCGCTTCAAtactgattttaattatttatgtctttaataaaattatatttttattttatttatttcaaaaatactttataataacaaatagctTTACTTTTAGACAAGTAACAAAACTAAGAATGTTACAgtaatttatcaaacaaattaaagGTTACAAGGAcgtattatacctaattagtTCATTCATATTTTCTTAGAATTACGATACTAATGTTTACTACTTAATCAAATcctatttatgaaataaaatgactaaattttaatgaataagtttaaataaccaaaatgtataaaatgttttataataaataataatatataaaataatagcaattaaataataataattatacattaacatcacaatatataattatcaaaactaGACTTTAAgtgtattaatttgaaatcaatttttaataacaacgaataatttatatctgaaacaataaagaaaatttaacaaagaatagtaattttatgcATAACCTGGgagtttgtaaaaattttctacaaaaatttaattaatgatatgatttaaaatttaaaaaacatatgtacttataatactaCACTTTAATACGTTGATATATATCTGGATGATGAAATAgataatgcaaaataaattaacgaaTTGTaggttgttaaattaaaatctaactaaacttacaaatttttttgaaaattttaaaaggttaaatcaatagattataatatcacttacttttaattttataaaatattatagttaaataatatattacattattatctataacacgtatatatcatatatatatttattataatgtatacatttttaattaaaaaagtattattacattgtctgctaataaaatttttacaatgatgtgctatataatactatgttataAACTCAGAATTGGTTAATTGGTTAGTTACCTACTCTTATATTTCGTATTCTAATGGCGGAGGAAAATGCATAGTATTGCACATAAAACTATGTTTAATTCATAAACGATATCGAatgacctatatattattctttaagcATGGAACGACAATACccgtttttatataggtacatcatatatatacatttaagagTCGTTGAAGGAAAAAGAATCCCTTGCACAGTTATATAgttgaataca contains the following coding sequences:
- the LOC113550608 gene encoding rap guanine nucleotide exchange factor 6 isoform X2; translation: MTSDPHFLKALKRHPDRRTLQDLQIIYYGLQSLEALYTYRDSALRTLCKTVRYEYHEANDVLYFTGELAMCWFVLLSGSVFIDGKLFLPTSSFGKRTGSNARRPNECFVLEPSEMLVMDYADSQSGLRSLNIPRHTGMERGGAINLVFDDSYIAAIRPELYQKSNRSSHSSDTSSAYSGSDTMTSVHSGSVSVEADEVDLSGLVESIVDSDEDDLGDSSESLTVRDTVRECLEKDPSERAEDDVEVLLEFTQHLKAFTNMTLAVRRALCSVMVFAVVEKAGTVVMNDGEELDSWSVLINGHVEVEHADGVPDQLHMGDSFGIVPTMERLYHRGVMRTKCDDCQFVCITQTDYYRILHQGEENTKRHEDDGGKLVMVTEQRGTLEAGRRGHVVIRGTPERLMLQLIEENSVIDPTYVEDFLLTHRTFIKNSMEVANQLLNWFNEPSARDRVTRVVLLWVNNHFTDFEMDPVMMDFVEKFEACLEENKMGGQLRLLNIACAAKARTRCVTLARPSRDQVLHFSILGGYERGFGIFISKVDKKSKAEEVGLKRGDQILEVNGQSFEHVTHTRALEILRGTTHLSITVKSNLLVFKEMLATPDNSPRPRGRQKQSVEIARLQDDPRARPLLTAHLPPPIQQPIKTNASNTSSGGGFMTLGPKKRLQRALMKMNILPKNIIGDVCDDSSVSAKSDSSSNFKQSHSHPDLTSISYLDDTRVAADYPEHVLKVYKPDQTCKYLLVHKETTAHEVVMLALQEFGSIEPSSLYSLCEVSVSEGGIIKQRRLPDQLQNLAERIGLSSRYYLKNVSNTETLVGDELAADLIRESHVHFLQLNAVEVAVQLTLQDFSIFRQIEATEYVDDLFQLDSRYGTPMLSKFAELVNTEMFWVVTEICSEHNLIRRSKMIKQFIKVARQCKECKNFNSMFAIISGLGHGAVSRLRQSWEKLPTKYQRLFSDLQDLMDPSRNMSKYRQLVSNEQSQPPIIPFYPVVKKDLTFIHLGNDTHVESLINFEKLRMIAKEVRNLTNMCSSPYDLLTMLELGGQPTSNAMVALNQLTTGVSGSAHQGGAATFKRRKKSTAAPNPKKMFEEAQMVRRVKAYLAKMKVLTDEEKLHELSMSCEGSSTGGSIMGSGPIRKRHPSPTLSTASSASSASEGLKNTGPKFGSASPQAVKKLLSLSEPSKTRLHQPRYHMAPSPGPPTRRNVHQPPSVPATSHERSHSDTTPLNPPPPLLLSSVDLNAESSSVTSLSNLSLRKTVTSTGSVTSSDSGHSTQTSGSTDVCMPPGTSPPPPLHLRRHSVLQPPASYQIGNRPIYSSNMQMMGSSTNCVRTRPPPAYNTSVAQMAARMHRLGRAHSHEGVTSTYYLRDDGDDDDDDEDAQVSAV
- the LOC113550608 gene encoding rap guanine nucleotide exchange factor 2 isoform X1; amino-acid sequence: MKKHSKQLEKRIDDQRQLLLLQQRLPGTAADKRRPSSSSKCKNGILKNESSPELSRPASRKSRQYFLEPIRRWNSFHNSRERKSNAAASAGTATPASPSSSSTNNLPYLQTLVNLQRESKSACARFAQSVLPKTPRGAEGTPVLGGAFSTCVSGASSTAVSDDDVQSPKSLQQTGPGCPAKKQNSSPNLLLVYDRRQQSAAVGGIGGGNSLTNSPRRSARRPKTPPPHPHHNQQQLTAAANSGGGVRSESTGSSKIPFAIMVGDTPIVCQDTVPRIKAIRADSVTEKSSYLAVDLSPHRRYSFCFGKRTGSNARRPNECFVLEPSEMLVMDYADSQSGLRSLNIPRHTGMERGGAINLVFDDSYIAAIRPELYQKSNRSSHSSDTSSAYSGSDTMTSVHSGSVSVEADEVDLSGLVESIVDSDEDDLGDSSESLTVRDTVRECLEKDPSERAEDDVEVLLEFTQHLKAFTNMTLAVRRALCSVMVFAVVEKAGTVVMNDGEELDSWSVLINGHVEVEHADGVPDQLHMGDSFGIVPTMERLYHRGVMRTKCDDCQFVCITQTDYYRILHQGEENTKRHEDDGGKLVMVTEQRGTLEAGRRGHVVIRGTPERLMLQLIEENSVIDPTYVEDFLLTHRTFIKNSMEVANQLLNWFNEPSARDRVTRVVLLWVNNHFTDFEMDPVMMDFVEKFEACLEENKMGGQLRLLNIACAAKARTRCVTLARPSRDQVLHFSILGGYERGFGIFISKVDKKSKAEEVGLKRGDQILEVNGQSFEHVTHTRALEILRGTTHLSITVKSNLLVFKEMLATPDNSPRPRGRQKQSVEIARLQDDPRARPLLTAHLPPPIQQPIKTNASNTSSGGGFMTLGPKKRLQRALMKMNILPKNIIGDVCDDSSVSAKSDSSSNFKQSHSHPDLTSISYLDDTRVAADYPEHVLKVYKPDQTCKYLLVHKETTAHEVVMLALQEFGSIEPSSLYSLCEVSVSEGGIIKQRRLPDQLQNLAERIGLSSRYYLKNVSNTETLVGDELAADLIRESHVHFLQLNAVEVAVQLTLQDFSIFRQIEATEYVDDLFQLDSRYGTPMLSKFAELVNTEMFWVVTEICSEHNLIRRSKMIKQFIKVARQCKECKNFNSMFAIISGLGHGAVSRLRQSWEKLPTKYQRLFSDLQDLMDPSRNMSKYRQLVSNEQSQPPIIPFYPVVKKDLTFIHLGNDTHVESLINFEKLRMIAKEVRNLTNMCSSPYDLLTMLELGGQPTSNAMVALNQLTTGVSGSAHQGGAATFKRRKKSTAAPNPKKMFEEAQMVRRVKAYLAKMKVLTDEEKLHELSMSCEGSSTGGSIMGSGPIRKRHPSPTLSTASSASSASEGLKNTGPKFGSASPQAVKKLLSLSEPSKTRLHQPRYHMAPSPGPPTRRNVHQPPSVPATSHERSHSDTTPLNPPPPLLLSSVDLNAESSSVTSLSNLSLRKTVTSTGSVTSSDSGHSTQTSGSTDVCMPPGTSPPPPLHLRRHSVLQPPASYQIGNRPIYSSNMQMMGSSTNCVRTRPPPAYNTSVAQMAARMHRLGRAHSHEGVTSTYYLRDDGDDDDDDEDAQVSAV
- the LOC113550608 gene encoding rap guanine nucleotide exchange factor 2 isoform X3, translating into MLVMDYADSQSGLRSLNIPRHTGMERGGAINLVFDDSYIAAIRPELYQKSNRSSHSSDTSSAYSGSDTMTSVHSGSVSVEADEVDLSGLVESIVDSDEDDLGDSSESLTVRDTVRECLEKDPSERAEDDVEVLLEFTQHLKAFTNMTLAVRRALCSVMVFAVVEKAGTVVMNDGEELDSWSVLINGHVEVEHADGVPDQLHMGDSFGIVPTMERLYHRGVMRTKCDDCQFVCITQTDYYRILHQGEENTKRHEDDGGKLVMVTEQRGTLEAGRRGHVVIRGTPERLMLQLIEENSVIDPTYVEDFLLTHRTFIKNSMEVANQLLNWFNEPSARDRVTRVVLLWVNNHFTDFEMDPVMMDFVEKFEACLEENKMGGQLRLLNIACAAKARTRCVTLARPSRDQVLHFSILGGYERGFGIFISKVDKKSKAEEVGLKRGDQILEVNGQSFEHVTHTRALEILRGTTHLSITVKSNLLVFKEMLATPDNSPRPRGRQKQSVEIARLQDDPRARPLLTAHLPPPIQQPIKTNASNTSSGGGFMTLGPKKRLQRALMKMNILPKNIIGDVCDDSSVSAKSDSSSNFKQSHSHPDLTSISYLDDTRVAADYPEHVLKVYKPDQTCKYLLVHKETTAHEVVMLALQEFGSIEPSSLYSLCEVSVSEGGIIKQRRLPDQLQNLAERIGLSSRYYLKNVSNTETLVGDELAADLIRESHVHFLQLNAVEVAVQLTLQDFSIFRQIEATEYVDDLFQLDSRYGTPMLSKFAELVNTEMFWVVTEICSEHNLIRRSKMIKQFIKVARQCKECKNFNSMFAIISGLGHGAVSRLRQSWEKLPTKYQRLFSDLQDLMDPSRNMSKYRQLVSNEQSQPPIIPFYPVVKKDLTFIHLGNDTHVESLINFEKLRMIAKEVRNLTNMCSSPYDLLTMLELGGQPTSNAMVALNQLTTGVSGSAHQGGAATFKRRKKSTAAPNPKKMFEEAQMVRRVKAYLAKMKVLTDEEKLHELSMSCEGSSTGGSIMGSGPIRKRHPSPTLSTASSASSASEGLKNTGPKFGSASPQAVKKLLSLSEPSKTRLHQPRYHMAPSPGPPTRRNVHQPPSVPATSHERSHSDTTPLNPPPPLLLSSVDLNAESSSVTSLSNLSLRKTVTSTGSVTSSDSGHSTQTSGSTDVCMPPGTSPPPPLHLRRHSVLQPPASYQIGNRPIYSSNMQMMGSSTNCVRTRPPPAYNTSVAQMAARMHRLGRAHSHEGVTSTYYLRDDGDDDDDDEDAQVSAV